Sequence from the Nocardia brasiliensis genome:
CACCCGCTCGTCCCAGTCGTCACCACCGAGGTGGTTGTCGCCGGAGGTGGCGCGGACCTCGACGACGCCCTCGCCGATTTCCAGCAGCGAGACGTCGAAGGTGCCGCCACCGAGGTCGAAGACCAGGATGGTCTGTTCCTTGTCGCCCTTGTCCAGGCCGTACGCGAGCGCGGCCGCGGTGGGCTCGTTGACGATGCGCAGCACGTTCAGGCCGGCGATCTGGCCGGCTTCCTTGGTGGCCTGCCGCTGGGCGTCCTCGAAGTACGCGGGCACGGTGATGACCGCGTCGGTGATCTCCTCACCGAGGTAGGCCTCCGCGTCGCGCTTCAGCTTCATCAGGGTGCGCGCGCTGATTTCCTGCGGGGTGTACTTCTTGCCATCGATCTCGACGGTCCAGTCGGTGCCGATGTGGCGCTTGACCGAGCGAATGGTGCGGTCGACGTTGGTGACGGCCTGGTTCTTCGCCGGCTGGCCGACCAGCACCTCGCCGTTCTTCGCGAACGCGACGATCGACGGGGTGGTGCGCGATCCTTCCGAGTTGGCCACGACGACCGGCTCGCCGCCTTCGAGAACGGCGACGACCGAGTTCGTGGTCCCGAGGTCGATTCCGACCGCACGAGCCATTGTGGTTCCTCCTATGTGACGTACTTACAGGTGTCGGTGCCTGGGCGGGTGCCGCCCTGCGACCGGATGTCCGCATCGGGACCTGCCGTGCCGCGAGACCTCGCCCCAAGCACCTGACGGAGCACGGTCCCAGCAACGCTGAGCGTGGTCGGCTCAATCCTGCACCCGATCATCGTTCGGGTCAACTCAAACTTGAGTCCGACACACTCAATGTTGTCGAATAGCTCAACGGACGACCGGCGCGGATCATTCCCGGATACCGGACCGAATTTCGTCCGCCCGTCATTCTCGTCCCCGACACCCCCATCTACCAGCACTTATAGATAACAGCCGCTGGTCAGGGCCGATGCCGTACCGGCCGCCGCGGCCGCGTATCCGTGCTGCAATAGCGGCGGGACGGGCGCGAGCCCGGCGGAAAGGAGTCGGGGTGTCAGCGAAGACGCGGTCGTGGTGGGGCTGGGGGAATGTCGAGGACGCGGTGGCGGGGGCCGAGCGGGCGGCACTGACCAAACGGGTGGCCGCGATCCTGCCCGAGGCCGACCTCACCGTGCACGAGCCGCCGCCGCTCGCCGCGCTCGACCTTCCCGCCCCGCGGCTGAGCGCGCCGGCCGCGCTCGCGGGACTGGCCTCGGCGGACCCCGCCGACCGTGCGGCGCACGCGCACGGACAGGCCTTCCGCGATGTGGTGCGCAACCTGATGGGCGAGATCGCCACACCGCCCGACCTCGTCGTGCGGCCGCGCACCGAGGCCGACATCGTCGATGTGCTCGACTGGGCGAGCCGGTGCGATATCGCGGTGATCCCGTTCGGCGGCGGCACCTCCGTGGTCGGCGGCGTGGAGCCGCGGCTGGACGGCGAGTTCGCCGGCGCGATCAGTCTCGATCTCGGCGCGCTCGATCGCGTGCTCGAGCTCGATCGCACCAGCCGTGCCGCCCGCATCCAGGCCGGCGTGCTCGGGCCCGCACTGGAAGATCAAGTGCGCGAAGCGAATCTGACGCTGCGGCATTTCCCGCAATCGTTCGAGTTCTCCACCCTCGGCGGCTGGCTCGCCACCAGGGCGGGCGGGCACTTCGCCACCCTCTACACCCACATCGATGATCTCGTCGAGTCCATGCGGGTGGTGACGCCCGCGGGCATCAGCGAATCCCGCAGGCTGCCTGGGTCGGGGGCAGGCCCCTCGCCCGATCGGCTGTTCCTGGGCTCCGAGGGCATCCTCGGCGTGATCACCGAGGCCTGGCTGCGCCTCCAGGACCGGCCGCGGTGGCGCGCAACGGCTTCCGTGCACTTCGCCGACTACACCGCAGCGGTCGCGGCCACCCGCGCGGTCGCGCAGTCGGGGCTGTACCCGACGAACTGCCGGCTGCTCGACCCCGCCGAGGCGTTCCTCAACGCGGGCGCGGCGACCACGGGCGGGGTGCTGGTTATCGGTTTCGAATCCGCGGACCATCCGACCGAGCCCTGGATGGCGCGCGTCGTCGAGATCGTGCGCGCACACGGCGGCACGTTGCCGGAACCGGTGCGCTACACCGATTCCGACGCACCCGGCACCGGCGGCGCCGCGGCCGACACCTGGCGCTCGTCGTTCCTGCGCATGCCATACCAGCGCGACGCGCTCGCGGCCCAGTCGATGATCACCGAGACCTTCGAAACCGCCTGCACCTGGGACCAATTCGAGGCATTGAAAGCGGCGGTGACCACGGCGGCCGAGGCCGCGTTCCGCGCCGTCGGCGCCACCGGCGTGCTCACCTGCCGGTTCACCCACGTCTATCCGGACGGTCCGGCCCCGTACTTCGGCATCTACGCCGCGGGCCGCTGGGGCAGCACGCTCGCGCAGTGGGACGACATCAAAGCCGCTGTCTCCGAGGCGCTGTCGGCCGCGGGCGGCACCATCACCCACCACCACGCGGTGGGCCGCGACCACCGCCCCTGGTACGACCGGCAGCGACCGGACCCGTTCGCCCAAGCCCTGCGTGCGACCAAAGCGACCCTCGACCCCGCGGGCATCCTGAATCCCGGCGTCCTGATCTGACGCAATGCGCCGCGAACGGGTCGACTACGCACTGATCCCCTCGGCGCCGGCCTGCACACCACCATCAAAACCCTGGTCACCTGGACCGAAACCGACCAGCCCGAAATTATCGCCGCCCGCAACGCCTACGACCGCCGCACTACCCCTTCGACCAGGTATCCACCTTGATCTGCGCCATCGCGTCGAACTAGAAGTCGGTGACGCCGTCGAGGTGCTTACCTGTTCACTCGGACAGGACGCCGAGGGCGCCTTCGGCACTGCGGGCCGCGGTCAGGCAGGCGATGGTGGTGAACTGGTCGGCCAGCGGGTGACGGGCACGGGAGCGCCACTTGTGCACCGCGGCCGCGGCCTGTTCGCGCTGCGTCGCGGGTGCCGCGTCGACCGGCAGACCGAGGCGCAGGTGTGGCGCGACGCCTGAGCCGCCGATCAGACGGTGCAGCTCCGCCAGATCCTCTGGCGGCAAGGACAATTCGTCGGTACGCAGCCGCCCGAGCAACCGCAGCTCGGCGAAGCCGTGCACGTCGGCCAGCAAGGTGCGCACTCGGGGCAGCAGCGCGTCGGCCTCGCTGCCCGGGTAGGCGCTCAGCACTCGGGCAAGCGCGGTGAGTGCCGAGTGCGCCTTGAGCTGGTCGGCCCGCTGGCCGAATTGCACGTCGAGCACCGAGCGCAGCTCGTCCACCCCGCTGCGCGCAGTCAATTCCGCGGCAAGCGTGGCCGAATCACGCACCCCGAGCCGAACCAGGGTGACCGCCATCCGAATTCCGAACAGACCGAACCGCTCGGCGAGCTGCGCGCGGACCTCGGGCAGCACCGGCAACGCGATATCGGGCCGGGCGAAGCGGTCCGCGGACAGCAAAGCCACGCTCAACTCCTCGACCGGCACGCCGGCCAGCGCTTCGAACGCCGCGTACTCCTGCTGCCGCAGCGTCGCGGCCGCGAACGCGAGCAACCCCGCGACCGGAATCACCGCCTGGCACAAGCCGGTCCGCTCCAACTCCCCCGCGAAACGCGCGGCGACCTCACGCGCGGAATGCAACGCGTCGATCCGGCCCGCGCCGATCTCGTCGGCCCGCGAGACCACGCCGACCACGCCCAGCGGGCCCGAAACACCCGAGGCCGCACCGGTTCCCGCGCCGACCCGCTCCAGGAATCCCACATCGGCCGCGTCGAGTCTGCGCAGCAGATAGACCACCGCGTCGGCGCCGGGGAGCGCGGGCCCCGCCTCGGCCCGCGAAGACTCCGCACCCGGCGTGAGCAATCGGGCCGTACGCTGCGACACCTCCCGCGACAGCGACGAGGTGCCCGGCGTATCGATGATCGTGGTGTGCGCCAGCGCCGCCGCGGGCCATTCGACCTCCAGGTGGTCGACCTCGCGCGGGGCGGGCGTGTGCCACCGTAATCGCTCCAGGTCGAAACTCAGCCCGTGCGTGCCGCTGCCGCGGCGCACCACCACGTTGGCGCGGGCGCCGTCGCGGGCGTGCGCGGTGACGCTCGGCGTCGAGCCGTACCGATACCAGGTGACCACCCGGGTGCACTCGGTCGCGTCGGTCGGCGCGATGTCCTGGCCGACAAGCGAATTGAGCAGCGTGGACTTGCCCGCCTTCAGCGACCCGGCCAGCGCGATGCGCAGGGGCTGGTCGAGTCGCCCCGCGCAGTCGGCGAGCAGCGCGCGCGGCTGCGGCCGGTCCGCGAGGGCCGCCCGTGCGGCGCCGACCAAC
This genomic interval carries:
- a CDS encoding FAD-binding oxidoreductase, giving the protein MSAKTRSWWGWGNVEDAVAGAERAALTKRVAAILPEADLTVHEPPPLAALDLPAPRLSAPAALAGLASADPADRAAHAHGQAFRDVVRNLMGEIATPPDLVVRPRTEADIVDVLDWASRCDIAVIPFGGGTSVVGGVEPRLDGEFAGAISLDLGALDRVLELDRTSRAARIQAGVLGPALEDQVREANLTLRHFPQSFEFSTLGGWLATRAGGHFATLYTHIDDLVESMRVVTPAGISESRRLPGSGAGPSPDRLFLGSEGILGVITEAWLRLQDRPRWRATASVHFADYTAAVAATRAVAQSGLYPTNCRLLDPAEAFLNAGAATTGGVLVIGFESADHPTEPWMARVVEIVRAHGGTLPEPVRYTDSDAPGTGGAAADTWRSSFLRMPYQRDALAAQSMITETFETACTWDQFEALKAAVTTAAEAAFRAVGATGVLTCRFTHVYPDGPAPYFGIYAAGRWGSTLAQWDDIKAAVSEALSAAGGTITHHHAVGRDHRPWYDRQRPDPFAQALRATKATLDPAGILNPGVLI
- a CDS encoding dynamin family protein → MTREVGATPGIVAEAHRLVGAARAALADRPQPRALLADCAGRLDQPLRIALAGSLKAGKSTLLNSLVGQDIAPTDATECTRVVTWYRYGSTPSVTAHARDGARANVVVRRGSGTHGLSFDLERLRWHTPAPREVDHLEVEWPAAALAHTTIIDTPGTSSLSREVSQRTARLLTPGAESSRAEAGPALPGADAVVYLLRRLDAADVGFLERVGAGTGAASGVSGPLGVVGVVSRADEIGAGRIDALHSAREVAARFAGELERTGLCQAVIPVAGLLAFAAATLRQQEYAAFEALAGVPVEELSVALLSADRFARPDIALPVLPEVRAQLAERFGLFGIRMAVTLVRLGVRDSATLAAELTARSGVDELRSVLDVQFGQRADQLKAHSALTALARVLSAYPGSEADALLPRVRTLLADVHGFAELRLLGRLRTDELSLPPEDLAELHRLIGGSGVAPHLRLGLPVDAAPATQREQAAAAVHKWRSRARHPLADQFTTIACLTAARSAEGALGVLSE